In one window of Amblyraja radiata isolate CabotCenter1 chromosome 29, sAmbRad1.1.pri, whole genome shotgun sequence DNA:
- the c2cd4c gene encoding C2 calcium-dependent domain-containing protein 4C → MWLFDKIRGSVENLNRAGDAGGRDKQPKGPLFSNVLTPDKIPDFFIPPKFPISSAEGAPAENGENRQKKSNLKASTSEQIFVVKKPQGSPRLKMKTSSEAGSSNLLKVANRHIIQIESADETSSDGVAETGCNTNYDPHSQSAMSLPYIPLTQTSYGFSTLVESPHTRRKESLFHTDHGSPVTSPSSPRKRGSGHRSNGESQHLNPPEFSLSLASTYRYFSGGDSDTASSAESSPFNSPLLSRSVSGSSLLKMFSHENLAKHCKPLQSFTRNSSLSTDECSSTDASPNISKRLRCPTPPAGGPPASQGVLPLSLLHYQDRVHKEHTVRLNRGGAIRLAAEYDSTNARLRIRVITAEDLYDKTLDNKTINCCVILYLTPGKVQKQRSTIIKNSRNPIFNEDFFFDGLPLDEFKRAALKLKVVNKASSLKRDAVLGEKELKLSLLLPFV, encoded by the coding sequence ATGTGGCTCTTCGATAAGATCAGAGGTTCGGTTGAAAACTTGAATCGCGCTGGCGACGCTGGCGGCCGGGACAAACAGCCCAAGGGTCCCCTGTTCAGCAACGTGTTGACTCCGGACAAAATCCCCGATTTCTTCATCCCTCCCAAGTTTCCAATCAGCTCGGCCGAAGGAGCGCCGGCCGAGAATGGCGAGAACCGGCAGAAGAAGTCAAACTTGAAGGCGTCCACCTCCGAGCAGATCTTCGTGGTCAAAAAGCCACAGgggagcccgaggctgaagatgaAAACGTCCTCCGAGGCTGGCAGCAGCAACCTGCTGAAAGTGGCCAACAGGCACATCATTCAGATCGAGAGTGCCGACGAAACCAGCTCCGATGGCGTGGCCGAGACTGGCTGCAACACCAATTATGACCCACATTCGCAAAGTGCCATGTCCCTGCCTTACATCCCGCTAACCCAGACCTCCTACGGCTTCTCCACCTTAGTGGAGAGCCCACACACAAGACGGAAGGAGTCACTCTTCCACACCGACCACGGCAGCCCCGTCACCTCGCCCAGCTCGCCGAGGAAGCGGGGATCTGGCCACAGAAGCAACGGCGAGAGCCAGCACCTCAACCCGCCAGAGTTCAGCCTGTCCCTGGCAAGTACCTACAGATACTTTAGCGGTGGCGACAGCGACACCGCTTCCTCCgctgagtcctccccctttaactcgcCCCTTCTCTCCCGCTCGGTCTCCGGGTCGTCTCTGCTCAAGATGTTCAGCCACGAGAACCTGGCCAAGCACTGCAAACCTCTGCAGTCCTTCACCCGCAACAGCTCCTTGTCCACGGACGAGTGCAGCTCCACGGATGCCAGTCCCAACATCTCCAAGAGGCTCAGGTGTCCCACACCTCCAGCTGGTGGGCCTCCAGCATCACAAGGTGTCCTTCCCTTGAGCTTGCTCCATTATCAAGACCGGGTCCACAAGGAGCACACCGTCCGCCTCAACAGAGGGGGTGCCATCAGGTTGGCCGCTGAGTATGACAGCACCAATGCCCGCCTTCGCATCCGTGTCATCACTGCCGAAGACCTTTACGACAAGACCTTGGACAACAAGACCATCAACTGTTGTGTCATCTTGTACCTGACTCCCGGGAAGGTGCAAAAGCAACGCAGCACCATCATCAAGAACAGCCGGAATCCCATCTTCAATGAAGATTTCTTCTTCGACGGACTCCCACTTGACGAGTTCAAGAGGGCAGCATTGAAGCTGAAGGTGGTAAACAAAGCCTCCAGCCTCAAGCGCGATGCGGTCCTTGGTGAAAAAGAACTGAAATTGTCGTTGCTGCTCCCTTTCGTCTAA